One Betta splendens chromosome 8, fBetSpl5.4, whole genome shotgun sequence DNA segment encodes these proteins:
- the mfsd13al gene encoding transmembrane protein 180-like, translating to MPVEETPASAMRFGRMNLMRYLIYFGVNPAALAYAMTTLGSAMINNIFSFYYVKLFLNTYKISEGAFHQSQVVYMVWNAVNDPLFGYLQDNSRVPCCSQRRLSILYGAPFYSLAFLLAWFPWRSYSPDDWLCGLHLVVALCAFDGMLTFVLLAQCALFAEISSHHQNRLRLIKYSQVASLIGSSSVLFCGVVSKNMENFSAFQAFTVLIAVISCLCMCYTGIHSESRFDNKGSESDLVSVDQTPQSAFSFSMLKTLMWQILTNRDFQLFVLMNFFQVFMLAFFNNFTMIFTEHLIPPDVLPSLAKSIMYGAGFICPQLLVLSCQSLLRGLGYYKIILFTFYVEGGMAVIMLLLGPQHYYFLAFFLTINMVIIQAAFSLFGLPLADIIDTDLQQYKRSSPLSSMVFGTNALFTKPGQSLAPMMVLNILNQFGYEKLKDAGNISNPSTLESIHSVMFYLVCLVPLCVATMQILAWRPFSIRNSHTVDAKYIES from the exons ATGCCCGTGGAGGAGACCCCTGCCTCAGCTATGCGCTTCGGGAGAATGAATCTAATGCGTTACCTGATCTACTTTGGGGTTAACCCCGCAGCTCTGGCCTATGCCATGACCACTCTGGGCTCTGCTATGATTAACAACATATTTAGCTTCTACTACGTCAAGCTTTTCCTCAACACGTACAAGATATCAGAAGGAGCATTCCACCAGTCACAA GTGGTGTACATGGTGTGGAATGCAGTCAATGATCCTCTGTTTGGCTACCTGCAAGATAACTCCAGGGTGCCCTGCTGCTCTCAGCGACGTCTCTCTATCCTGTACGGTGCTCCTTTCTACTCGCTGGCTTTTCTTCTAGCCTGGTTCCCATGGCGGTCCTACAGCCCTGATGACTGGTTATGTGGCTTACACTTGGTGGTGGCGCTCTGTGCTTTTGATGGAATGCTGACTTTTGTGCTGTTGGCACAGTGTGCATTGTTTGCAGAGATTTCCAGCCATCATCAAAACCGACTAAGACTTATAAAGTACAGCCAA GTGGCCTCTCTCATTGGTTCCTCCAGTGTCCTCTTCTGTGGTGTTGTGTCCAAAAACATGGAAAACTTTAGTGCCTTCCAAGCCTTTACGGTGCTAATCGCTGTCATAAgctgtttgtgcatgtgctATACTGGCATCCACAGTGAGAGCCGCTTTGATAACAAAGGATCTGAATCAGATCTTGTGTCTGTTGACCAGACCCCCCAGTCAGCATTTTCCTTTTCCATGTTGAAAaccttgatgtggcaaatacTGACCAACAGGGACTTTCAGCTCTTTGTGCTCATGAACTTCTTCCAGGTTTTCATGTTGGCTTTCTTCAATAATTTTACAATGATATTTACTGAGCACCTGATACCTCCGGATGTGCTTCCATCACTTGCTAAGAGCATCATGTATGGAGCAGGATTCATCTGTCCACag TTGCTAGTACTGAGCTGTCAGAGTCTGCTTCGTGGTCTCGGCTACTACAAGATCATCCTTTTCACCTTCTATGTAGAAGGTGGAATGGCAGTTATAATGCTATTGCTTGGACCACAGCACTACTATTTCCTGGCATTTTTCCTCACCATTAACAT GGTCATAATTCAAGCAGCCTTCAGTCTTTTTGGCCTTCCTTTGGCTGACATCATTGACACAGACCTACAGCAGTACAAACGAAG TTCCCCTCTATCGTCCATGGTGTTTGGGACAAATGCTTTGTTCACCAAGCCAGGTCAGTCTCTGGCCCCTATGATGGTGCTTAATATCCTCAACCAATTTGGATATGAAAAGCTGAAAGATGCAGGAAATATTTCAAATCCAAG
- the mosmoa gene encoding uncharacterized protein C16orf52 homolog B — translation MDKLTIISGCLFLAADIFAIASIANPDWINTGESAGALTVGLVRQCQTIHGRDRTCIPPRLPPEWVTTLFFIIMGIISLTVTCGLLVASHWRREATKYARWIAFTGMILFCMAALIFPIGFYINEVGGQPYKLPNNTVVGSSYVLFVLSIFFTIVGLLFAGKVCLPG, via the exons ATGGATAAACTGACGATCATTTCAGGATGCCTGTTTCTGGCGGCAGATATCTTTGCAATAGCCAGTATTGCAAACCCAGATTGGATCAACACTGGTGAATCAGCAG GGGCTCTGACGGTCGGTCTCGTCCGGCAGTGTCAAACCATCCACGGAAGAGACCGGACCTGCATCCCGCCCCGGCTGCCTCCAGAATGGGTCACCACgctcttcttcatcatcatggGCATCATCTCCCTCACGGTCACCTGTGGACTGCTGGTGGCGTCGCACTGGCGCAGAGAAGCCACCAAATATGCCCGCTGGATCGCCTTCACTGGCA tGATCCTGTTCTGTATGGCGGCACTGATCTTCCCAATAGGCTTCTATATCAACGAGGTGGGGGGGCAGCCGTACAAGCTTCCCAACAACACGGTGGTCGGCTCCTCGTACGTGCTCTTTGTGCTCTCCATCTTCTTCACCATAGTGGGACTGCTGTTTGCAGGCAAGGTCTGCCTCCCGGGCTGA
- the sdr42e2 gene encoding putative short-chain dehydrogenase/reductase family 42E member 2 isoform X2, producing MELCSPNMSESGGSLCQVKQLPCPSIALCRLQASGHHTHSLPLLAPPWLNHAAPRPRAAGPPAGGAAVECAAARLGREAAVAWGDSRGRVVVTGGGGYFGFRLGKELASRGMSVILLDLHPPPCDIPEGVTFYQSDICDYSSMYKVCDGVDCVFHTASCGMSGPEQLRKEHVESVNIGGTHNVIKLCKERSIPRLVYTSTINVVFNGKPIEDGDEASVSPVRPDTVNVERRLFSFRFGNPQSRMNWVHVDNLVLAHTLAAEALTGKRSCVASGQVYFINDGVSVNLFEWLTPLFNKLGCRRPLINLPVSLVYSAAIVVENLHLALRPLINVPLLFTRNEVRTIAVNHTFKIDKARKELGYCPKTYSLVDSVEQYLESREPRPGSCPFNTPWTSKLLRHIVQLLLMILSSFLLMLFCIVCHT from the exons ATGGAGCTGTGCAGTCCCAACATGAGTGAGAGCGGCGGCTCTCTGTGCCAGGTGAAGCAGCTTCCCTGCCCCAGCATTGCCCTCTGTCGCCTGCAGGCCAGTGGGCACCACACGCacagcctccccctcctcgcccCCCCGTGGCTCAACCACGCGGCCCCGCGGCCCAGGGCCGCCGGACCCcccgcgggcggcgccgccgtggAGTGTGCCGCCGCCAGACTGGGGAGAGAGGCGGCCGTGGCCTGGGGCGACTCCAgggggagggtggtggtgaCGGGAGGTGGGGGGTACTTTGGCTTCAGGCTGGGGAAAGAGCTGGCCAGCCGGGGGATGTCGGTGATCCTGCTGGACCTGCACCCGCCGCCCTGTGACATCCCTGAAGGAGTGACCTTCTATCAG AGCGACATCTGCGACTACTCCTCCATGTATAAAGTGTGTGACGGGGTCGACTGTGTATTTCACACCGCGTCCTGCGGCATGTCTGGACCAGAACAG CTGAGGAAAGAGCACGTGGAGTCAGTGAACATTGGAGGGACTCATAATGTCATAAAGT TGTGTAAGGAGAGGAGCATACCCCGGCTGGTGTACACCAGCACCATCAACGTGGTCTTCAATGGAAAGCCCATCGAGGACGGCGACGAGGCCTCCGTGTCGCCCGTGCGCCCGGACACG GTGAATGTGGAGCGGCGCCTGTTCAGCTTCAGGTTCGGGAACCCCCAGTCCAGGATGAACTGGGTGCACGTGGACAACCTGGTTCTGGCCCACACGCTGGCGGCCGAGGCTCTGACTGGGAAGAGGAGCTGCGTCGCT AGTGGACAGGTCTACTTCATCAATGACGGCGTTTCGGTCAATCTGTTCGAGTGGTTGACGCCTTTG TTTAATAAGCTGGGCTGCCGCAGACCCCTGATAAATCTGCCCGTGTCGCTCGTCTATTCAGCAG ccATCGTGGTGGAAAACCTGCATTTAGCTCTGAGACCACTGATAAACGTGCCTCTCCTTTTCACCAGAAATGAG GTAAGAACCATAGCAGTGAACCACACATTCAAGATAGACAAGGCCCGTAAAGAGCTGGGTTACTGTCCAAAGACCTACAGCCTGGTGGACTCTGTGGAGCAGTacctggagtccagagagcCACGACCCGGCTCATGTCCGTTCAACACACCCTGGACCTCCAAGCTTTTGCGACACATAGTCCAGCTGCTACTAATGATTCTTAGCTCATTTCTATTGATGTTATTCTGCATAGTCTGTCACACTTAA
- the sdr42e2 gene encoding putative short-chain dehydrogenase/reductase family 42E member 2 isoform X1: MELCSPNMSESGGSLCQVKQLPCPSIALCRLQASGHHTHSLPLLAPPWLNHAAPRPRAAGPPAGGAAVECAAARLGREAAVAWGDSRGRVVVTGGGGYFGFRLGKELASRGMSVILLDLHPPPCDIPEGVTFYQSDICDYSSMYKVCDGVDCVFHTASCGMSGPEQLRKEHVESVNIGGTHNVIKLCKERSIPRLVYTSTINVVFNGKPIEDGDEASVSPVRPDTHIDHYSRTKAIAEQSVLTANGCALNGGGLLRTCALRPCGIYGPEERRHLHRVMVNVERRLFSFRFGNPQSRMNWVHVDNLVLAHTLAAEALTGKRSCVASGQVYFINDGVSVNLFEWLTPLFNKLGCRRPLINLPVSLVYSAAIVVENLHLALRPLINVPLLFTRNEVRTIAVNHTFKIDKARKELGYCPKTYSLVDSVEQYLESREPRPGSCPFNTPWTSKLLRHIVQLLLMILSSFLLMLFCIVCHT, translated from the exons ATGGAGCTGTGCAGTCCCAACATGAGTGAGAGCGGCGGCTCTCTGTGCCAGGTGAAGCAGCTTCCCTGCCCCAGCATTGCCCTCTGTCGCCTGCAGGCCAGTGGGCACCACACGCacagcctccccctcctcgcccCCCCGTGGCTCAACCACGCGGCCCCGCGGCCCAGGGCCGCCGGACCCcccgcgggcggcgccgccgtggAGTGTGCCGCCGCCAGACTGGGGAGAGAGGCGGCCGTGGCCTGGGGCGACTCCAgggggagggtggtggtgaCGGGAGGTGGGGGGTACTTTGGCTTCAGGCTGGGGAAAGAGCTGGCCAGCCGGGGGATGTCGGTGATCCTGCTGGACCTGCACCCGCCGCCCTGTGACATCCCTGAAGGAGTGACCTTCTATCAG AGCGACATCTGCGACTACTCCTCCATGTATAAAGTGTGTGACGGGGTCGACTGTGTATTTCACACCGCGTCCTGCGGCATGTCTGGACCAGAACAG CTGAGGAAAGAGCACGTGGAGTCAGTGAACATTGGAGGGACTCATAATGTCATAAAGT TGTGTAAGGAGAGGAGCATACCCCGGCTGGTGTACACCAGCACCATCAACGTGGTCTTCAATGGAAAGCCCATCGAGGACGGCGACGAGGCCTCCGTGTCGCCCGTGCGCCCGGACACG CACATCGACCACTACTCCCGGACCAAAGCCATCGCGGAGCAGTCGGTCCTCACGGCTAACGGGTGCGCCCTGAACG GTGGAGGCCTGCTGCGGACCTGCGCCCTCCGGCCCTGCGGCATCTACGGCCCGGAGGAGAGGCGGCACCTCCACAGAGTGATG GTGAATGTGGAGCGGCGCCTGTTCAGCTTCAGGTTCGGGAACCCCCAGTCCAGGATGAACTGGGTGCACGTGGACAACCTGGTTCTGGCCCACACGCTGGCGGCCGAGGCTCTGACTGGGAAGAGGAGCTGCGTCGCT AGTGGACAGGTCTACTTCATCAATGACGGCGTTTCGGTCAATCTGTTCGAGTGGTTGACGCCTTTG TTTAATAAGCTGGGCTGCCGCAGACCCCTGATAAATCTGCCCGTGTCGCTCGTCTATTCAGCAG ccATCGTGGTGGAAAACCTGCATTTAGCTCTGAGACCACTGATAAACGTGCCTCTCCTTTTCACCAGAAATGAG GTAAGAACCATAGCAGTGAACCACACATTCAAGATAGACAAGGCCCGTAAAGAGCTGGGTTACTGTCCAAAGACCTACAGCCTGGTGGACTCTGTGGAGCAGTacctggagtccagagagcCACGACCCGGCTCATGTCCGTTCAACACACCCTGGACCTCCAAGCTTTTGCGACACATAGTCCAGCTGCTACTAATGATTCTTAGCTCATTTCTATTGATGTTATTCTGCATAGTCTGTCACACTTAA
- the LOC114860480 gene encoding cytochrome b-c1 complex subunit 2, mitochondrial: protein MRGIRSLGNLPNRCYAAAAARRSEALSEPLTARTPSPAAALPPQNVQVSKLPNGLVIASLENYSPLSSVGLFVKAGSRYESLENQGVSHVLRLAANLTTKGASAFKICRGLEAVGGGLSVTSSREAMVYTANGLREHLDSLLEFLTNVTTAQEFRPWEVEELTSRVKVDKAVAQQSPQIGVIEKLHEAAYKTGLSNSLYCPDYMVGHVSPEQLLSFVKDNFTTGRMALVGLGVQHSVLRQVGEGLSFRSGAGASEVKSVYRGGELRVQNNDDLVHALIASEGGVTGTAEADAFSVLQRILGAGPHVKRGSNITSKLFQGIAKASSQPFDATAFNASYSDSGLFGIYTISQADSAGEVIKAAISQVRGVAEGNVSEADLTRAKNQAKVDYLMSIEGSESLMEEIGAQALNTAAYQPPDAVLQAIDAVTQNDVVKAAKKFVNGKKTMAASGHLANTPFVDEI, encoded by the exons ATGAGGGGAATCCGGTCTCTGGGCAATCTCCCA AATCGATGCtatgctgctgccgccgccagGAGGAGTGAAGCTCTTTCTGAACCCCTGACAGCTCGAACACCGTCCCCAGCTGCAGCCCTTCCTCCTCAAAATGTTCAG GTATCCAAGCTCCCCAACGGCCTTGTGATAGCATCACTGGAGAATTATTCCCCATTGTCCAGTGTCGGTTTGTTTGTGAAAGCTGGAAGTCGCTATGAGAGTTTGGAAAACCAGGGTGTCTCTCATGTGCTCCGACTGGCAGCAAACCTG ACAACTAAAGGTGCATCTGCATTCAAGATCTGTCGTGGATTGGAAGCAGTAGGAGGTGGCCTGAG TGTGACATCATCAAGAGAGGCTATGGTTTATACCGCAAACGGTCTGAGAGAACACCT AGATTCATTATTGGAGTTTCTGACCAACGTGACCACAGCTCAAGAGTTTCGGCCATGGGAGGTGGAAGAATTGACGTCCAGGGTGAAGGTTGACAAGGCTGTGGCTCAGCAGAGTCCCCAGATAG GTGTGATTGAGAAGTTGCATGAAGCAGCATACAAAACTGGCCTGTCAAACTCCCTGTACTGCCCTGACTACATGGTTGGTCACGTTTCCCCTGAACAG CTGCTGTCATTTGTTAAGGACAACTTCACCACTGGCAGAATGGCTCTTGTAGGACTTG GTGTGCAGCACTCTGTCCTGAGGCAGGTGGGTGAGGGCCTGAGTTTCCGCAGTGGAGCGGGAGCATCTGAGGTTAAATCAGTGTACCGTGGAG GTGAGCTGCGTGTGCAGAACAATGATGACCTGGTCCACGCATTGATTGCCAGTGAAGGTGGTGTGACCGGTACTGCAGAGGCTGATGCATTTAGTGTGCTGCAAAGGATCCTGGGTGCTGGGCCACATGTAAAGAGGGGCTCCAACATTACCAGCAAACTCTTCCAGGGCATTGCCAAGGCTAGCTCCCAGCCATTTGAT GCCACAGCTTTCAATGCCTCTTACTCTGACTCTGGCCTGTTTGGCATTTATACCATTTCACAAGCGGACTCTGCCGGAGAG GTGATCAAAGCTGCCATTTCCCAGGTTAGAGGCGTAGCAGAGGGAAATGTGTCAGAGGCTGATCTCACCAGAGCAAA GAACCAGGCAAAAGTTGATTACCTGATGTCAATTGAGGGCTCTGAGAGCCTGATGGAGGAAATCGGTGCTCAGGCTCTGAACACTGCAGCGTACCAGCCCCCTGACGCTGTTCTTCAGGCTATAGATGCCGTCACTCAAAATGACGTGGTTAAG GCTGCGAAAAAATTTGTTAATGGCAAGAAAACCATGGCAGCAAGTGGACACCTTGCTAACACACCATTTGTGGATGAAATATGA
- the cdr2a gene encoding cerebellar degeneration-related protein 2 produces the protein MLTDRILEEEFEKDEKSWYDPQDLEHDLHLAAELGKALLDRNHELEQALQQMYATNQEQLQEIEYLTKQVELLRQMNDQHARVYEQLDTAARDLEQGNHKLIQDSRLSQQKIQSLTDTIEVLQTHMEELQSQVDKLKTDQAERRRSLGAQSVSCLKELYDLHHDRHLAHKSLHVDGLWPPQDTLCDRDRRQDPEEEKVALQRSIQTLKSQIAVERSRREAAEKETELTAREYSGLEQRLALLAGCQARLRELEAEVEQLRLCWRADCASVRRPDQLLLPDTVFFASEEKPSSWESEAEEKAENGDDQRRHRRQRCNSDSVLRATNPDEIRRGHEQLCIRRAEAVKQRGISLLNEVDAQYSALQVKYDELLRRCQLASDELSHKAVQTSSSPLQSARARRRPSSAAPLDLTVVLEDVQQPEYKALFKEIFTCIRKSREDLGENRRPLVDGVPQGSA, from the exons ATGCTAACGGATCGGATTTTAGAGGAAGAGTTTGAGAAGGATGAAAAGTCTTGGTACGACCCGCAGGACCTTGAACACG ATCTCCACTTGGCAGCAGAGCTGGGAAAAGCCCTCCTGGACAGGAACCACGAGCTGGAGCAGGCCCTGCAGCAGATGTACGCCACCaaccaggagcagctgcaggagatcgAG TACCTGACCAAGCAGGTGGAACTGCTGCGCCAGATGAACGACCAGCATGCCAGAGTGTATGAGCAGCTGGACACGGCCGCCAGGGACCTGGAGCAGGGCAACCACAAGCTCATACAGGACAGTCGCCTGTCCCAGCAGAAGATCCAAAG TCTAACAGACACAATCGAAGTTTTGCAGACCcacatggaggagctgcagagtcagGTGGACAAGCTCAAGACTGACCAGGCAGAGCGCAGACGCAGCCTCGGAGCGCAGAGCGTGTCCTGCCTCAAGGAACTGTATGACCTACACCATGACAG GCATCTAGCCCACAAAAGCCTGCATGTGGACGGACTCTGGCCACCTCAGGACACTCTCTGCGACCGGGACCGACGTCAAGACcccgaggaggagaaggtggctCTGCAGCGCTCCATCCAGACCCTCAAAAGCCAGATAGCTGTGGAGAGGAGCCGCCGAGAGGCCGCCGAGAAGGAGACTGAGCTGACAGCCAGGGAGTACAGCGGCTTGGAGCAGCGGCTGGCTCTGCTTGCTGGCTGCCAGGCCAGGCtgagggagctggaggctgaagtgGAGCAGCTGCGACTTTGCTGGCGCGCCGACTGTGCCAG TGTACGAAGACCGGATCAGCTGCTGTTGCCGGACACGGTGTTTTTTGCCTCGGAGGAAAAGCCCAGTTCGTGGGAGagtgaggcagaggagaaggcgGAGAACGGCGATGACCAGAGAAGACACCGCCGCCAGAGGTGCAACAGTGACAGTGTTCTGAGAGCGACCAATCCCGATGAAATCCGCCGTGGCCACGAGCAGCTGTGCATTAGAAGAGCGGAGGCGGTGAAACAGAGGGGCATCTCTCTGCTCAACGAGGTGGACGCACAGTACAGCGCGCTGCAG GTGAAATATGACGAGCTGCTGCGGCGGTGCCAGCTAGCGTCAGACGAGCTCAGCCACAAAGCCGTCCAGACGTCCAGCAGTCCCCTTCAGAGCGCCCGGGCTCGGCGCCGTCCGTCCAGCGCCGCTCCGTTGGACCTCACCGTGGTTCTGGAGGACGTCCAGCAGCCCGAGTACAAGGCGCTTTTCAAAGAGATCTTCACCTGCATCCGAAAAAGCAGGGAGGACCTCGGCGAGAACAGGCGGCCACTGGTGGACGGCGTTCCGCAGGGCTCTGCCTAG